DNA sequence from the Oncorhynchus clarkii lewisi isolate Uvic-CL-2024 chromosome 9, UVic_Ocla_1.0, whole genome shotgun sequence genome:
GGAAAAAAGTTGTTGGGGTGAATCTGGAAAAAGCTTGTACCTTTTAAAAGTCTAAGTGATCTTTTTGCACTGTTTcagatgcaaaaaaaaaaaaaaaagtgatttcCCTTTGGCAGTCAGCTAGCTGGGCTGACCTAAACGTTGTCTCACTGAGCCAATCAGTTGGAAGACAAACAGTTTAAAAAGTCGACAGAGGAATCCACCGACAGATCTGTTTCTAATCTACGAGCGATCTGGAGTTGGCGCGCAGGCAGTCAAACATCAACTCAGCTTTGCTTGCCTCCACTAGCCGCCTGTCGTAGAGacataggggtgtgtgtgtgtggggggggagtgTGTGTCTCAGAATAGTTGTCAAGAGGTGTGCATTGATGCTAGAGGAGTGGTTCTAgaatagagacagggatagatggAGTGTCCTGTGGACGTTTTAGCCTCTCTGACGGAGGGGAGAGGGCCCGCCGGGGGCTTTATAACACCCCCCCAGGGGCCCCGAGTGACGCCATAATCCCCCCCTCTGGGCCAGGGGCGGGGGGGGCGGACATACAGGACGGCCCGAAATCAAACAAACTTAACCCCACTGTCGCCCCCCACAATAGACAGagtgggaagagagggggagtatCAGGGGAGAGGGTGATtgtgaggagagaagggaggggggtgagagagtaaGAGAGGCAGAAAAAATAGTGAGAGTGAGAGCGACATGAGGGAGGAGGGAATCAAGAGAGAGCAAGTGACTGGGTGAGTATAAGAACTAGTTATGGACATCAACCCCACAGAAGTGATAAGGGGAGTTTGTCTAGTTGACATAGTGGTACAGTACATCATCTGTTGACATGTTATAACCATGATAACCATGGGGACTAGTGCTGATGGCGGAGAacggacacacactcacacagataaTACAGtgatccggggggggggggggggggggggggggcagacggAAGAGCCTAATGCCAACAGTGTGCGGAATTAACATGTAGACTGAAATGCCTGACCTTGTGAAACCGTTGTCTTAGCATCGAGCATGTACGCCGCATGTGAACAGCAGAGCTGCTTGGATGTTAGAAATGTGTTCATCGCCATCATTCATAACTGAAAAGATGTCAGGAAAGGCGTGTTGTGCACAGAAGGGGAGGGGAAACAAATGAATAGTCGACATGATCAGCTGTAAATTAGTATCATGTCGGTATTTCAGTCTGGTCTATAACATCTACTGTGTAGAGGTGAATGCACTCACACAAAGCAGTGCATTTAATCACTGACCTCAAATCCAAACGGCGTTGTTGACAGAGGTAATAACCATACGTTAGTAGTTATAAGAAATACTTAGGGGCTATGAGCTTAACATTGGGGTTGGGAGCACGACATTGGGACCTTAAATGTCTGCGTATATTGTACAATAATAGGGTACTTCTTAGAGGCAATGAACTTGACATTGACACCCAGAGCACAGGACAGAGGCATGCATATGAACATATAAACGTTGACTACTGCTGCAAAGTGGTTGGAAACAAATACGTTTAAAAAGCGAACAAAATTAGTCGAAACTATAAATATCAGCCCTTCCAAAACAGTCAGGTAAATTTTAGACAGATGtagctgttttctctctctctctcactcgcttatcctcgctctccctctctctaggagGTGCTGGGATGTTCAGTGGAGAATTGATTAGGCAGAGGTTTGCATTGTGTATGAGGGTGTGTGCCaggcaggagagggggagaggcagggtGGCCCGCTAGCAGCCAAAGCCCTGAAAAATCCCTGAATGGGGctggggaaagggggagggacagggcaggacaggacaggagcagGGGACAGGGGAAAACAGGGGTTATTGGGCTCCAACACTGGAGCATCGAGCTGACCAGTCCAGAGCCATCACTGGGCAGAGTGGGCTTTAAATGGAGAACGCTGAGCTCAGCATTTCAACTctctaaaaacacacacaatgcaaAATGCTGGCGGCACAAGGCAGTCATTTCCTATTGTTTGTTATGGCGAGTgagagtgtatgtgtatgtgtgtaggttaGAAAGCAGATCcgtgtgtgttagaaactgaaGGTGCATTCGTATGAAGTGTGCATGTTAGACGATGTCTGCGCACACACATTTGGAGTGAGAGTGTCTGAGTGCTTGCGCAACTCTTGTGTTGTGTGCAAAGAAATATCATTATGGTTTCAATAACGATTGCCCAGCTTTTAATTCTTAAACATCCATAGCAATGAGGGgcaaaaacaatttaaaaagttGAACATTTGCAACGAGACATCCATAGCAATTCAGGtaacaaaaaaactaaacattTTCAAAAAGGTACATCATCTCCCCAAAATGTTTTCTGCCTACAATTGCTAATTACAAACCCCCAGAATCTTGAAGAAGGGGGTAGGGAGCGCGTCTGTGAAAAGCTGATCCCACAACCTGTTTAGACCTGGGCCATTAGAGGGCTCTTGTCTGGGGACTGATCTGACAGTGAATAGCAGAATAACAAGAGCTTTTAGATGAGAGAGCCttaggaagagaggacagagatggtGGCCTATGTTAGCATGTCAGTGATCAGAGTACAGAACACTAGCCTCTTTAGCATTTCAAAGGAGTCACAGACGACAGGGTGAGTAATGCTAAAATAAAAGGATTCTGTGTTACAAAACAGACATTTCTTTGAGTAGTTGTTGGGTTATACATCACATTTCTCCGTAAATTAGAATAACATCACTGATAACACTGAATATTGATCAAattgtgtaatatatatatatatatatatatataatgtatgtacAATTTTACATGTTGTGGCTAAGTGTGAAGGCTGCACATTCATATGTAATTAGAAACTATAACTGTGTTGTCTTCATCATTATtggtatatttatattatatgtatttaagcaataaggccaggggggtgtgtggtatatggctattataccacggctaagggctgttgttacgcacgacgcaacgtggagtgcctggacacagcccttagccgtggtatattggccatataccacaaacccacgAGGTGCctaattgctattataaactggttaccagcgtaaaaataaatgttttgtcatacccgtggtatacagtctgatataccacaactgtcagccaatcagcattcagggctcgaaccacccagttcatAATATCGCATTTATCTTATGCTAATGTACACAGAaaattctccagtgttaaatGAAACACTGGTCCACTGTCTATACAGGTTCACACTTTTCAGTGTTAAATTAATACACTGCTTAGTGTAAAGtgttatttgcatatttcctagAGTGCCTTGTCTTTCTGGTGAATTGTagaataatgatgagtgataaAGTTACATAGGGGGTATGATCTTTAACCCTAAGGAATGCTAACATCCCCTGTTATCGGTAAAGGTGAGAGGTTAGcgtgtcttgggggtatgatctttgaccctatGTAACTttatcactcatcattattcacaattcattcaggattatccatgatcatggtagcatccacattaatgtagaagtgaaTGGAAACATATTctcttcttatttacaataaaagtgactccaaaacgACACAAAACATTATTTACCACGAATTTCTATAGGACACAAATAATcttaaacacaaccaaaacaaaatgCAAATGCATCCAGCAAGTTTGTAAAGTCACCAcacttgatgtaatcattgcgtggTAGGAATATGGGACAAAATACAAAACTTTTGAGTACTTCATTTCTAAGAGTCTTTAGAGGAGTCAATAACTTTTACCCCTACCTTTTTAAAGGGAAAACCATATTACTtgctaaactaaatctctttctctgtgcaattgtgttattattttataCTATCATTTTCCCTTTTTTTAATGtgtacttcagaaagtattcatacccctggacttattccacattttgttgtgtgacagtctgaattcaaaatggatgaaatagttttttttctctaATCGATCTGCACACAACGCTCCATAACGACAGAGTAAAAcacatgtttttatacattttttgcaaatgtattgaaagtgaaatacagaaatatctcatttacataactatCCACACCCTTTTTTTTTCAAGCTTTGTTCAATTGGAAGGGGAGTGGCGGTGAACAgatttccacagattttcaataaGATTCAAGTCTAGGCTttggccgggccactcaaggactttcaacattcttgttctgaagccattccagcgttgCCCCAGTCTTAggtcgtttgcactctgaagcaggttctcattaaggatttgcctgtatttggcttcattcattgttccctctatccttaccagtctccccagtccatgccgctgaaaggcatccccatagcatgatgctgccaccaccatgcttcacggtagggatgatGTTAGATGGGTTTGGTTCTCTCCGGACAcagcgctttgcattcaggccaaagagtaacATTGTCTCTTCAGACGACAGATTCTTTTGCCTTTTCGCAAACTTTTTTGTGTGCTGTAATTTACCTTTTTGTCAGGAgcagcttctgtctggccactctcccgtAAAGCCCAACTTgatgaagtgctgtagagacttagtgatctggcaggttctcccatctcagccaaggaactctgtagttctgtcagagtggtcattgggttcttggtcacctccctgaccaaggtccttcttgcccggttgctcagaTTGATCAGACGGCCAGCTCTAGTCAGAGTCtaggtagttccatattttttcaatttcccaacgatggagaccactgtgctcttggaaactttcaacactatAGAAATGGTTTTATACCCTTCCACAAATATACGCCTCGTCACAATTCTATCTCGGTGATCTACTGGCAGTTCCTTGGACttgtggtatagtggtatagtttctgctctgaaatgcactgccatctgtgggaccttatatagacaggtgtgtttctttctaaaccatgtccaaacaattgaattgaccacagttggactccagtcaagttgtagcgacatctcaaggatgatcaaaagGAAAttgaatgcacctgagctcaatttggagtgtcatagtaAAGAAGTGTGAATACTTATATGAGACATTTATGTATTTcgttttcaataaattagcaaagaaAAATCTAAAAAtaggttttcactttgtcattatggtgtattgtatgTAGATAGGTAAGAAAAAcatctattgaatccatttttaattcagtctgtaaaatgtggaataagtcaaggggtatgaaaacCTTCTGAAGTCAATTTAGCTCCTTATTTgaataatttattttatacagtcattattgctcatctttatcaagggtgtcaatcatttcagaccccactATATATTGTTGTGTAGCATGATGTGTCCCTTTCTAGTTTTGCTCCTGTTTGTTGACCTGCTTAGCCCTCATGGCGGTCTGGGTGACGGTGGACAGGGAGGACCGGGATACGCTGGTTGCCTCCACCATCTCTATGTCCTTACAGGTCAGACACGCAACCAGCTTCTGCCTCGATGCACTGGGGGCAAAGAAGAACTCATGGGACACCCCGGCCAGCACTGCACCCAGCACCGGTCCAATCCAGTACACCTGGGGGGGGGATGTGGAAGGGGGGAGAGATTGGTTAGGACTGATGGAGACATagaagaaagagggaaagagagggaaagaactgaagggagggagtgagagagggggggagtgagagagggggagagcaagagagagcaagagagagagagagagagagtgtaagagagaaagagagagagagagagagagaaaatttgTTCAGTATGCAGTTCAAGGTGATATTGTGACTGTAATAGATGTGGAGGGTTTTACCCAGTGGTTTTCCCAGAAGCCAGTGATGATGGCTGGACCCAGGGAACGTGCCGGGTTCATACTGCCTCCAGAGAACCGACCCTAAGAggaccacaacacacacacatacccaatgATGAAAACATAGTACAGTAAAGTAAGTAAAGTAAACTGAACTAAACTACACTAAACTAAACAACACCAATGAGCTAAACAATTCAACTAAACTACCCTCAACTACACTAAACTATTAAACTAAATTAGAGATAAGAGGAATCAGACGTGAACAGTTCTGACCCCGATGAGCACGCCTGCGCTGAGAGAGAAGCCGATGGCCAGGTTCCCTGGTTCTGTGTACTCCCTTCGACGGTGGTCCTCCACGGAGAACACAGTGAAGACCAGCTGGAACGTTGACAGAAGCTCCATCCCTAGAGCCTGGGCCGCGTTCACCTCGAGAGGAACCTAGAATTGGAGGGGGGCAGAGTTCCAAATGAAACAAAAAATCTATAAGAGTAATAGTACAGGTCTATGATTAgatttagaccccccccccccccccccccctcactccttTCACACAGACTGACCCTGCTGACGAAGCAGTCTGCGGTGGTTTTGAGGGGCAGGGCGAAGTAGAGAGCCCCGGCCCCCAGGGAGGCCCCCAGACACTGGGCTCCCACGTATACCAGGGCCCTCACCAGGTCCAGCCTCCGCGTGGCCAACAGAGACAGGGTAACTGCTGGGTTCACCTGCACCATGATAGAAAGGCATAGAGTTCAAATTGACAATCAATCATAGTGATCAATTTACAGTCATTCTGTGGAGAAAGGTTAGAGACATAcacatgcatacagacacacaaccatAAGTCCAGAAAGGCAGGTTCACCTGTGCTCCGCTGATCTCTCCAAAACAGTGTCCCAGGGCAACAGCCACCATGCCTGCAGCCAGGGCTGGGTAGAGGGGCCCCGTGGAGGCCTCTCCAGGGCCCGGCACAGAGGCCCCCAGAACAGCACTCACAAACACCAGGGAACCCAGCAGCTCGGCCAGCATGGCACGCCAGAACTCACGACTACGCAACTCCTcagggagagggaacagaggcACATGTTTTAAAAACAAATTTAAAGCTGCGGAGAATGGATATGCAAGATGCTCTTTGAATAAGGAAGTAGTCTATGGCACAGTACAGCTATTCAAAGCTATTCATTTTTGTACTCTCTAGTGGACATCAGTTCTTTGTGCATATCTCTGAGGCCATACACATCTCTGAGGCCATACAATCATATCACATATGTGGGGGTGTGACCTTGACAACTTTATCTTCCTGGGGCCGGACTCACAAAACTTTTTTAAGAAGACTTTTCTTCTTAAATGCCATTTTATCCTTAACTATAGACTTAAGAAGAAAGTTAAGCAAAGTTGCTATTCCTTAAAAAGGTTGTTGGAAATGTTCTTAGGCAGAAAGTCAAGAAGAaattagattcttcaaaataaaggacA
Encoded proteins:
- the LOC139416294 gene encoding aquaporin-4, yielding MTLREELRSREFWRAMLAELLGSLVFVSAVLGASVPGPGEASTGPLYPALAAGMVAVALGHCFGEISGAQVNPAVTLSLLATRRLDLVRALVYVGAQCLGASLGAGALYFALPLKTTADCFVSRVPLEVNAAQALGMELLSTFQLVFTVFSVEDHRRREYTEPGNLAIGFSLSAGVLIGGRFSGGSMNPARSLGPAIITGFWENHWVYWIGPVLGAVLAGVSHEFFFAPSASRQKLVACLTCKDIEMVEATSVSRSSLSTVTQTAMRAKQVNKQEQN